The stretch of DNA TTACAATCGGTGAGTTCCCAGTGATGTATCTAATCTAATTTTTCTGGCAAACCCCCAGAAAAACAGCATAGCGTGTTTTCTATCTTTTAGATCTTCTAAATTTGCGTTCTTCTTATAAACATTGAATCATACAGGGATAGGAAAATCTCACGCCTCCTTGTCAGAATATCGCAAAAGTTTTGTGATAAAGGGAAGACGAGCTGATGTATTTTTGCCAGATACTTCCCCTACTGCCTCCCCTCAGCCCTTTCTTCCTCTTCTTGCACCTTCTCCCTTGGCACCATTCACAAATAGTACTATCCCCAAATTATCAGGTTTGTTTACGTATTAGAAAATTGAAAATCGTTCTAAGttattgaaattaaattttaaattatttcactTGGCTTCTGCATAGGGTTATGTACTCTGAACTTTACTGCCCTCTCAAGCATGATGCGATTGACGTCAACGGATTGCACGGCTGCATTTGCACCATTGTTGGCCAATGTAGTGTGCTGTCCTCAATTAGAAGCCACTTTGGTCATTCTCATTGGTCAATCTAGTAATGCAACCAACAGACTCGCTTTAAATGGAACACAAGCCTCCCATTGCCTTTCAGATTTTGAGCAAATTTTGGTGGGTCAGGGTGCCAATGTCGGTTTATCTAAGATATGCTCTATTCATTCATCGAATCTTACAGAAGGCTCTTGCCTGGTTAGCGATGTTTCCGAGTTTGAGAGCACGGTGGATTCATCTAACCTTCTTGCTTCTTGTGGGAAGATTGATATTGTGAATGAATGCTGTGAGCAAGTTTGCCAGAATGCTATTTTGGATGCCTCCAGAAAGCTTGCTCAAAAAGCTTTTAATATGTTGAGCCTGGATGGATCCCATGTGCTTTCTGACCATACAACGAGGGTCAATGACTGCAAAAGTATCGTACTAAGGTGGCTTGCGAGTAAACTCGATCCTTTACATGCAAAAGATGTTCTTCGTGGACTATCAAACTGCAAGATTAATAAAGGTGAGATGTGGGTATAGATGTTATCAGGATTCAACCTTATTACGCCAGCATTTGATAATTTATAACTTTTTCGCCATCATGATTATGAATTTGGatttttttctatatttttcGAAGATCCCACCTTACTTGTTTTCAATTGAAAAGTTAAATTTTTTGACTCCCTATTCGTATTGCTCTTCAGTTTGTCCACTGAATTTCCCAAACATGAGCCATGTTATAGAAGGCTGCAGTGCTGTAACAAATAACCAGACAGCATGTTGCAATGCTGTCGAGAGCTATGTGTCTCATCTGCAAAGGCAGAGTTTTGTCACAAACTTTCAAGCTTTGAATTGTGCGGCTTCACTTGGAGTCAAATTGCGAAAAGCAAACATCACAAATGATGTTTATTACCAATGTCATATTAGCCTCAAGGATTTCTCCCTCCAAGGTTAACTTTTTTATTATGTAATTACGCGATATTTATTATCAAAGCAAGTTCTGCTGATGCTGATGGCGAAAAGTTTCTCATTTTCCATGCCGCTGATATCTCTGGAATCATCATTTGTTTGCACCAGTTGGTACGCAGGGTAATTTTCTTGCTTATTTCTTTCACCTTTTTTGCTAATCCATGTGAAATAAGTAAATATGTTattgtctatttatttatcattatttATCAATCTTATTTTCCTGTTGGCTTCAGAAAATTCAGATGTTATGATCATTGACGACTGGTGCCAATAATATGAGCatcttatcatttgaaaagacaCAATTTTAGATTTGAATACCATACAAATTCAATTGTGTAATATCTTGGACTTTGTTGAGTGCAAACTGCTTTGGACAAATCATCTAGTCACTCTTAAATCACCATTGTGTCCTCTGTGTCTCATTtgatttttttcctgatttgaAAATAGAGTCTGGTTGCCTTTTACCGAGCTTGCCATCAGACGTGATCTTAGACGTAACTGCCGGGGTCAGCTTTCTATGTGACTTGAACGACAACATTCCAGCTCCTTGGCCATCCACATCCCAGTTACCAGCTTCATCGTGCAATAAAAGTATGTCACCTATATAGTTTTATTGCTACAATTTTTTCATTAGTAGTAGAGTTTTTCACACCAAAAATATCATTCCTCTTTTGAATTCTCTCACAAATATCACAACTGTTTCTAAATACAGCCATCAAAATTCCGGCACTACCTGCTGCAGCGTCATCTGGGCAAAGCAGTAAGTTCTCGTTGCATCAACATGTTTGTAGTTGTAACTTTAATCAGTAATGCTTGGTATTGAAGGTCGGCTTTTCTAGTTCGATAAATCTTGATAAATGACAAAAAAGATCTTACTGATCTATTGATTTGATTCAAATGGCCGATACTTCTTACACTCTCAATGTCAG from Primulina eburnea isolate SZY01 chromosome 6, ASM2296580v1, whole genome shotgun sequence encodes:
- the LOC140834780 gene encoding uncharacterized GPI-anchored protein At1g61900-like isoform X1; translation: MRAPLLGGIDSYCCVLSEFPHQESRISSIFFSKKRALSHKYVQLAFITASVPTHLSSSFMATPTPFRSTQMPILGAAQQREMRGGVARSFNLYHLVVLLILPWIGKSHASLSEYRKSFVIKGRRADVFLPDTSPTASPQPFLPLLAPSPLAPFTNSTIPKLSGLCTLNFTALSSMMRLTSTDCTAAFAPLLANVVCCPQLEATLVILIGQSSNATNRLALNGTQASHCLSDFEQILVGQGANVGLSKICSIHSSNLTEGSCLVSDVSEFESTVDSSNLLASCGKIDIVNECCEQVCQNAILDASRKLAQKAFNMLSLDGSHVLSDHTTRVNDCKSIVLRWLASKLDPLHAKDVLRGLSNCKINKVCPLNFPNMSHVIEGCSAVTNNQTACCNAVESYVSHLQRQSFVTNFQALNCAASLGVKLRKANITNDVYYQCHISLKDFSLQVGTQESGCLLPSLPSDVILDVTAGVSFLCDLNDNIPAPWPSTSQLPASSCNKTIKIPALPAAASSGQSSLRCTHMNLLMLLMVSSALAVLM
- the LOC140834780 gene encoding uncharacterized GPI-anchored protein At1g61900-like isoform X2 — its product is MRAPLLGGIDSYCCVLSEFPHQESRISSIFFSKKRALSHKYVQLAFITASVPTHLSSSFMATPTPFRSTQMPICAAQQREMRGGVARSFNLYHLVVLLILPWIGKSHASLSEYRKSFVIKGRRADVFLPDTSPTASPQPFLPLLAPSPLAPFTNSTIPKLSGLCTLNFTALSSMMRLTSTDCTAAFAPLLANVVCCPQLEATLVILIGQSSNATNRLALNGTQASHCLSDFEQILVGQGANVGLSKICSIHSSNLTEGSCLVSDVSEFESTVDSSNLLASCGKIDIVNECCEQVCQNAILDASRKLAQKAFNMLSLDGSHVLSDHTTRVNDCKSIVLRWLASKLDPLHAKDVLRGLSNCKINKVCPLNFPNMSHVIEGCSAVTNNQTACCNAVESYVSHLQRQSFVTNFQALNCAASLGVKLRKANITNDVYYQCHISLKDFSLQVGTQESGCLLPSLPSDVILDVTAGVSFLCDLNDNIPAPWPSTSQLPASSCNKTIKIPALPAAASSGQSSLRCTHMNLLMLLMVSSALAVLM